From the Strix uralensis isolate ZFMK-TIS-50842 chromosome 33, bStrUra1, whole genome shotgun sequence genome, one window contains:
- the ANKRD52 gene encoding serine/threonine-protein phosphatase 6 regulatory ankyrin repeat subunit C: MGILSITDQPPLVQAIFNRDIEEVRSLLNQKENINVLDQERRTPLHAAAYIGDVAILELLILSGANVNAKDTVWLTPLHRAAASRNEKALHLLLKHSADVNARDKYWQTPLHVAAANRATKCVEAIIPLLSTVNVADRTGRTALHHAVHSGHLEMVNLLLNKGASLSTCDKKDRQPIHWAAFLGHLEVLKLLVARGADVMCKDKKGYTLLHTAAASGQIEVVRHLLRLGVEIDEPNSFGNTALHIACYMGQDAVANELVNYGANVNQPNEKGFTPLHFAAVSTNGALCLELLVNNGADVNFQSKEGKSPLHMAAIHGRFTRSQILIQNGSEIDCADKYGNTPLHVAARYGHELLISTLMTNGADTARRGIHDMFPLHLAVLFGFSDCCRKLLSSGQLYSIVSSLSNEHVLSAGFDINTPDNLGRTCLHAAASGGNVECLNLLLSSGADLRRRDKFGRTPLHYAAANGSYQCTVTLVTAGASINEADCKGCTPLHYAAASDTYRRAETHSGNSHDTEEEPLKESRLKEAFFCLEFLLDNGADPSLRDKQGYTAVHYAAAYGNRQNLELLLEMSFNCLEDVESTIPVSPLHLAAYNGHCEALKTLAETLVNLDVRDHKGRTALYLATERGSTECVEVLTSHGASALVKERKRKWTPLHAAAANGNTDSLHLLIDSGERADITDVMDIHGQTPLMLAIMNGHVDCVHLLLEKGSTADAADKRGRTALHRGAVTGCEDCLAALLDHDAFVLCRDFKGRTPIHFASACGHLEILRTLLQAALSTDPLDSVVDYSGYSPMHWASYSGHEDCLELLLEHNPFAYLEGNPFTPLHCAVINNQDGTAEMLVEALGAKIVNSRDAKGRTPLHAAAFADNVHGLQLLLRHQAEVDTTDKLGRTPLMMASENGHTAAVEFLLYQAKANITVLDVNKNTALHLACSKGHEKCALLILGETQDLGLINASNSALQMPLHIAARNGLASVVQALLSRGATVLAVDEEGHTPALACAPNKDVADCLALILSTMKPFPPKDAISSFSFNLLKNCGIAAKTAACGALPNGSTCPYSKDRHSAIGLDGCYSE, from the exons AAGGCACTTCACCTCCTCCTGAAGCACTCGGCCGACGTCAATGCCCGCGACAAGTACTGGCAGACGCCTCTGCACGTCGCCGCTGCCAACCGGGCCACCAAGTGCGTGGAGGCCATCATCCCCCTGCTGAGCACCGTCAACGTGGCCGACCGCACGGGCCGCACGGCGCTGCACCACGCCGTGCACAGCGGCCACCTCGAG ATGGTGAACCTGCTGTTGAACAAAGGGGCCAGCCTGAGCACCTGTGACAAGAAGGACCGCCAGCCCatccactgggcagctttcctcG GGCATTTGGAGGTTCTGAAGCTGCTGGTGGCCCGGGGAGCCGATGTGATGTGTAAGGACAAGAAGGGCTACACCCTGCTGCACACCGCGGCGGCCAGCGGCCAGATCGAAGTCGTGCGTCACCTGCTGCGGTTGGGCGTCGAG ATCGATGAACCAAATTCCTTCGGTAACACTGCACTTCACATCGCCTGTTACATGGGCCAAGATGCCGTGGCCAACGAGCTGGTCAACTACGGCGCCAACGTCAATCAGCCTAACGAGAAGGGCTTCACCCCTCTGCACTTTGCTGCCGTCTCCACCAACGGGGCCCTGTGCCTCGAGCTCCTCGTCAACAACGGGGCCGATGTCAACTTTCAG AGTAAGGAAGGGAAGAGCCCTTTGCACATGGCGGCCATCCACGGGCGGTTCACGCGTTCCCAGATCCTCATTCAGAACG GCAGTGAGATTGACTGTGCTGACAAATACGGCAATACCCCCCTCCACGTTGCTGCTAGATATGGCCACGAGCTGCTAATTAGTACTTTGATGACGAATGGTGCTGACACTGCAAG GCGTGGGATCCACGACATGTTCCCTCTGCACTTAGCTGTTCTCTTTGGATTTTCAGACTGTTGTCGTAAGCTACTTTCCTCAG gtCAGTTGTACAGTATCGTCTCCTCGCTGAGCAACGAGCACGTGCTGTCCGCAGGCTTCGATATCAACACGCCTGACAACCTCGGGAGGACTTGCCTCCACGCTGCTGCTTCTGGAGG GAATGTTGAATGTCTTAATTTGCTGTTGAGCAGCGGTGCTGACTTGAGGAGGAGAGATAAATTTGGAAG gacTCCACTGCACTACGCAGCTGCCAACGGCAGTTATCAGTGTACGGTGACGCTGGTGACGGCGGGAGCCAGTATTAACGAGGCCGACTGCAAAGGCTGCACCCCCTTACACTATGCTGCTGCTTCGGACACGTACAGGAG AGCAGAGACTCATTCAGGAAACAGCCACGACACCGAGGAGGAGCCGCTGAAGGAGTCGCGGCTGAAGGAGGCGTTCTT TTGTTTAGAGTTCCTGCTGGATAATGGTGCTGACCCGTCCCTGCGGGACAAGCAGGGATATACCGCTGTCCACTATGCAGCTGCGTACGGCAACAGGCAGAACCTCGAACTG CTCCTGGAAATGTCTTTTAACTGCCTGGAGGATGTGGAAAGCACCATTCCAGTCAGCCCTTTGCACTTAGCT GCCTATAATGGTCACTGTGAAGCCCTAAAGACACTCGCCGAAACCCTGGTGAACCTCGACGTGCGGGACCACAAAGGGCGGACGGCGCTGTACCTCGCCACGGAGAGAGGCTCCACGGAGTGCGTGGAGGTGCTCACCAGCCACGGTGCGTCCGCCCTggtgaaggagaggaagaggaagtggACCCCTCTCCACGCTGCAG CTGCCAACGGGAACACGGATTCCCTGCACCTCCTGATCGACAGCGGGGAGCGGGCGGACATCACCGACGTCATGGACATCCACGGCCA aacccccctgATGCTGGCGATCATGAACGGCCACGTTGACTGTGTCCATCTCCTGCTGGAGAAGGGATCCACGGCCGACGCCGCAGACAAGAGGGGACGGACCGCCCTGCACCGAGGG GCTGTGACGGGCTGCGAGGACtgcctggctgccctcctggaCCACGATGCCTTCGTTCTGTGTCGGGATTTCAAAGGCCGGACCCCAATCCACTTTGCGTCGGCGTGCGGGCACTTAGAAATCCTGAGgaccctgctgcaggcagccctcTCTACTGACCCTCTGGACTCTGTGGTGGACTACAGCGGCTACTCACCGATGCACTGGGCTTCATACAGTG GGCATGAAGATTGTCTTGAATTGTTACTTGAACACAACCCGTTTGCGTACCTAGAAGGAAACCCCTTTACTCCATTGCACTGTGCAGT AATTAACAACCAGGACGGCACTGCTGAAATGCTGGTGGAAGCATTAGGTGCCAAGATTGTTAATAGCAGAGATGCCAAAGGAAG GACACCCCTTCACGCTGCTGCCTTTGCAGACAACGTCCACGGTTTACAGCTGCTCCTGCGCCACCAAGCCGAGGTCGACACGACTGACAAGCTGGGGAGGACCCCCCTCATGATGGCTTCCGAGAATGGGCACACTGCAGCGGTCG AGTTCCTGCTGTACCAAGCAAAAGCAAATATAACTGTGCTGGACGTCAACAAGAACACAGCTCTTCACCTGGCCTGCAGCAAG GGCCATGAAAAGTGTGCCTTGTTGATCCTGGGGGAAACCCAAGACCTTGGCCTTATCAATGCAAGTAACAGTGCTCTGCAGAT GCCGCTCCACATCGCAGCTCGGAACGGGCTGGCCTCCGTCGTCCAGGCCCTGCTCAGCAGAGGGGCCACTGTGCTGGCTGTGGATGAAGAAG GTCACACCCCAGCCTTGGCGTGCGCCCCCAACAAGGACGTTGCCGACTGCCTGGCACTTATCCTCTCCACCATGAAGCCTTTCCCACCTAAAGACGCCATCAGCTCTTTCAGCTTCAACCTCCTCAAGAACTGCGGCATCGCAGCCAAAACCGCCGCCTGCGGGGCCCTGCCCAACGGCAGCACCTGCCCCTACAGCAAGGACCGGCACAGCGCCATCGGCTTGGACGGCTGTTACTCGGAGTAG